GAACATGAGGTTGAATTCATTACCCGCTTCTTATCTTCCTGTGACTGTTCGAAAAACCCATCCATCCTCTTGACTTTGAACATCCGTACATTTGTTTGAAATTTGACAATTTGGTGCGTCCTTTCGGGAAAGGTTGCGTGAAAGCTAGACGGGGCCTCTCCGGTTCAGCTCTAGAGACAGCTGGTGGTGGCCAGCGGGAGACCAACTGGCTCCTAGCAGGAAACAAGCCTAGCTCCCGAGCCTAGCTGGCCGAAGGGCCCGCGGATACCAGTGCGCGTTCTCTAGCATCACGGTGAGTGTCCCGCGTAAACCGCTAGCAAGACTGCAACTTTTGGCAAGACTGGTAGATGTAGGAGAATAATTGATGAGGGACCTGTTGATTAAGGATTGTAGAGGCTAAAGACAGATCAATAGGACAATATGCCAGGTGTTTCAGTTAGGTACGTATAGATTTATTGAGGTATTGAACAGAGAGAACCATTGCAGTGCGATACCATGCCGTGATCAGCAACCATCCCGAACTTAAGATAAGAAATTTCCCATGATGAAAGATATCCATAAGCATACAATATACCAATACTCCATGACCGCGCGATGATCCTGTTATTTGCACAAGGATCGACATGacttttgagaaagagaggcaCTCGGATCTATATCGGCTGCACACGTTCCAACATTCTCCAGGAGTTCCAGTTTACTAACAATGTTCTTTTCTCAATAGAGACGTTGCTGCCCAAGATTTCATCAACGCTTACGCTTCGTTCTTGCAAAGACAAGGTAAGTTGGAAGTGCCAGGTTACGTTGACATTGTCAAGACTTCTGCTGGCAATGAAATGCCTCCACAAGATGCCGAAGGCTGGTTCTACAAGCGTGCCGCTTCCGTTGCTAGACACATCTACATGAGAAAGCAAGTTGGTGTCGGTAAATTGAACAAATTGTACGGTGGTGCCAAGAACAGAGGTGTCAGACCACACAAGCACGTCGATGCTTCCGGTTCCATCAACAGAAAGGTTTTGCAAGCCTTGGAAAAGATCGGTGTTGTCGAAATCTCTCCAAAGGGCGGTAGAAGAATCTCTGAGAACGGTCAAAGAGATTTGGACCGTATCGCCGCTCAaactttggaagaagatgaatAAATTTGCCACTGATCCTAGTTATCTTGTGTACATTTTATTATCCACTCCCATTTTGCAATTAATACAATGTTGATCTAAGAGTAATAAAATCGATGGGCTTGCGACCGCTATGCTCCGTTAAGCATATCTTGTGCTTAAGCAGTATCTATAGAAAGCCTTGAAACAATACAGTGAAATTAACGTCATTTAGCTGGCCGACTAGAATTTAATGTCGAATCTCAATTCTTTGGGAAGCGCATTCGACTGTTTGCTTGACTCAAGGTAATGCCCCGAACAGAGAACCCCGATGGTATGCCTTCAGTTAATCAGGAATTGCGCAACCCAATCCAGCTGAAGAATGGTGATAATCCGGTGGAAAGATTGAGGAATTGAGCAAGTTTATCGGTCCCGCGCTGGTGGTTACTGCTGCTAACGGCGACATTAGTTATGATTCTAAAAGTGTTAGTACAAGAGTTTCAGTCAGGTCTTTCTGTCCAGTGATTTTAACATCCAAATCGACTTCAGAGCTCCCGGCCGCAATTGACGTTGACTGGATTTCACCAGAGCATATCCCATCCATTTGGCCTCGGAAGATGAACTCGGACTGCTGAGTCTTTTCCCAGTGCATGATTACCCAATTGATTAGCTGAAGTAATTGACTGGGCGGTGGTACTAAATAATATGGTTAATGTTCCATTGCCTGCTAGCGCCGCAACAACAGTGGTCGATCTCTTTGCGTCGATGTTCCTCTATAGACCAGAAACTACCATCCATAAGGTTCATTGAGAAGTTTTGATTATGACGCTGCTTTACCGGTTTCTAGAATGACTATAGGTTTGGTGGTTGAATGAACCTGAAAAGTCTTCGACGGCTTTGTTGCGTCTCATCAAGTGAGCAGACTGTGTGCAGACATTTCATTCACGGTGCGGTTGCCTTATATTACCTCTCATTTCTTGGCCCTGGTCTAGTCCAAATAACGCTGCTCAACTATGGCTTCTGGTTTACGCAATTACACTGTCATCGGTGAGAGCCTCTATGCGCaaaaagaacttgaagacgGTTGTACTTCGATGACAAACATATTGGCATCCATCGAACATTAAACTGAATATTCCTGTAGAGCTGCGGTTGACGTCGCTACGCTCTCTTGGGACATCTATATTTTGGTCATCTCTGGAGGTAGCTTATTTGGTTTAACAGAGCCGCCGACGCAGAGTTAAATACTGCATGCACGGTTCAGGAAATTTACCATAAGCAGCAGACATTACCTTCATGGTGTTTATTTGCCTAAGGTTTGGTCTGCAGGTATGGCCTGCGCCATCGATAGATAAATCGTgaatgaagaaattctcaAGTTGACACTAGTCGACAGGTTGGAAAGACTTCTTATGGCGCATCACTATTCAAAGCTTTGGATAGATTGAAAAGGGATCTGTCCGCTGATCTACGCTAGTCGCTTGCAAGAAGTTGTGTCTATGACGAAAGAGTCAGTGTAATTGACGAGAACGAGATTTCTGTTCGCATTTTGAAGATGGCGACAGTTAGGTTATTAACGCTGTAGCTGACAATGTTCAACGCCTAGGGAATTGCACAGCTTTGTTTGCTTTACGAAGATGTTAGCTAGCAACTCCAATGGTTTGAGTTCTAAAGTTCCTAAGCAAAATTTTAATTTGTACTTATCTCTTTTACTATACACATGCATAAGAAACGCAGTAAGTTACTCCGAGTTCATCTGTTGTATGGGTGATAACCGTTGTTACGTCTGCTGTATCCACCACGGCCGCGGTAGCCACTGCCACTTCCTCCTCTGTAACCACTGCGGTTTCCATTACGATAGTGATAGTCGCGATCGCCACGCTCTCCACGCTCTCCACGCTCTCCACGCTCTCCACGCTCTCCACGTTCCCCACGTTCACCGCGTTCACCACGCTCTCCACGATCCCTACGGTCCCCCCGCTCTCCACGATCTCCACGGTCGCCGCGTTCACGACGCTCACGTCCGTAAGAGTGTGAGCTTTGATCGGCGGACGATGATGGTGGACCTCTTGGACCTCTTGGCAAGTTGATCTGTAGCTTATTCTCACCGCTATCGCTGCTCTCATTGGAGCTGGCTTTAGCTTCTGAGGTCTCACCACCTACTGTTTGGACACTTGAAGCTGCGTTACCACTTGAAGCCCCGTCGTCTCCCTGGTTTGGTGTACCAGAATCCGAAGGAGCTCCAGGAGTGCCCATACCGCGCATGCTGAAACCTGGCATCATCATTGACATTTGCTGCATCTGTTGTTGGAACATCTGAGTATAATCCATGCCGGTCTGTTGCTGCATCTGTTGATAATATTCCTGCATTTTTTGATAATATTCTGCCATAGCCTGAGGATTGAACATTGGATTGAAGCCAGCCATCATAGGGTTTTGGTACATTTGCGCCATCGGATTAGCCATGCCTGCAAAACCTTGTACACCTCCAACGTCGCCagcttgctgctgcttttGCATGTGTCTTGGTTCGGCTCTTTTGATTTCgatcttcttgcccttGAAGTCGATAAATTTATTCTGGCAAACTCGATCAACTGCATCAGGAGAATCATATGTGACAAAACCAAAACCTCTTGATCTACCGGTATCCTTATCCAACATCAGTTGGGCATCAATAATGGTACCCCACTGAGCGAAAAACTCTTCGAATTCTTTAGGCCTCACATCTGCACCAATACCACCAACAAAAATCTTACCAGTTTTGTCCTGTTCTTCTCTGGGAATTGCCCTCTTTGGATCGATAACCTTGCCATCGAGAATATGTTGGGTCTTAACCACTTCATCAACGCTGCTGGGTTCTTCAAACGTCAAAAAACCGAAACCTCTCGATCTGCCTGTGTTGGTATCTTTCATGATCTTCAGATCGATCACTTTACCATATTTACTGAAATAGTCCCTCAAAGTATCTTCAGTTGTCTCCCAGTTCAAACCACCAATAAACATCTTGCAGATATCTCTGGACAAGTCTGCCTTCACGGGACCTACAGATTGCCGTGGAGCGGCGTTGGTAGCTTGTGGCTGAAATTGTGACATCGTCTGTTGCAGCTGTTCCCATGACATTCCAGTAGGTGCGTTTGGCTTATCAGTAGCTGTAGAATCGGTCCCACTCCTGTTATCTGTACTATTATTTGTATTAGACTGATTATCACTATTTGTGTCGTAATTATTATTATTTGCATTCGTACTTGCGCTGGTATTAGTATTGGTATTTGCTGCGCTCGCCTGGGTTAAATTAGAGGATAATGCCTGTAGTGCAGCTAATTGGTCCAGAGAAGATGTTGCGCTGTTATTGGACTCCTTTGGTGGTGTAGACGTCTTTTCCGTGGTGATGTCCTTCTTTTGTTCATCCTTGTTGTCCACAACTGTTGTGACAGAGGTTGATTCCTCGCCGTAAATGTCGTTAAAGTCCTCGTCGTCAGAATTCATGTTTGGGTTAGTGGTTGGGACTCGCTAAGAAAGCTGCTTGCGGTAAAAAGACAACCAACTATCTGTAAACTTCTTCCCCAAATGGTTCAGTTTACGATTCGATAAACTCTAATGGACTGCCGTGAAAAGATGGAGTACAAATCAATCCACTTCTTAGATTACAATAGCCGGTCCTTTGGATGACGCTCTGTGCAGTAGGATACCTATTCTCTATTGAGCTCTATCAAAGAGTTAAGTAATCTAAAAATGATGTAACGATTATAAGGCTATTCCAGTATATTGAGAAAACAAAGGCAAATTTTAAATAGGAGAGATGCCTTAGAAAACAAAACTTGTCTTTTCCAACTTCTCTTCCTTTCCCAAATCTTTGGTTATTCGAAAATTTTACCTTGATTCAGAACGCCCTTTAGTTAATCCCTTATGCTCAACGTTGTCGTTTGTGTGTTACGGGAAGTGAGTCTTGGGAGAAaaagctttctcaaacCCTTCTCCTTTATATACCAAACCTTTTTTCGTCTCGCAAAAGGAAAATCAGAAAAAGGAGCCTTACTTGTCCGCTTTTCTCCCGATGTTTTTCGGACAAATAATATGTCCGATGCTACCCGGTTATATCGGacatttttgaaaagcttcGCAAAGATCTTTAATGGGCGGTAGGTAAATCATGGCATTGAGAGGGCCATCTGGATTATAAACCTGAGGTAGCTGTTCGTCTAGATCTTCTCTATCCTAGCAAGCGAGTGGCACGATGGCAACGAAATATCTGGTTTATATGGTACAGGTCCATACCAATTTTAGGAAAGCTGAGTTGGAGTCATTAGCCGAGCTATACGGTATCAAATCGATCGATTTCACAAAACATGATGAGCAAAGCCCATTTTTCTTGGTTGAATTAGAAGGGGATCAGCAAGCTAGGGATTGGATTAAGAGATCAATACTGACAAGAGGAATTTATGAGTACTGGGGTGAGGGTGCGACGCTGGAGGAATTGCATGAAAATGTCCAGTCACAGCCATTCTTCGAACATTACAAGGATACTTACAAGAATGACTCGTTTAAATTCGAGTTTGAATCATATAAGGGCACAAGCAAAGCGAATAGGGTGAAGCAGATTGAGAGCTTTGCTTACTTAGATTTTCGTGGCAAGATAGACTTGAAATCCGCAAAACAGACATATACGCTAATTGAGGAGTACAAACCACTGTCAGATAATGTGCCAGGAACTGTGCCAATTCATTTATACTTTGGCCGATTGGTTCAGCGAAGTGATCGTCTCGCTGTGGAGAAAtacgatttgaaaaaaagGCCATACAAGGGAACCACCAGCTTCGAGGCAGAGTTGTCGCTCGTAAGCGCCAATATAGCTCAGGTAAAACCAGGTACGATAATGTACGACCCGTTTGCAGGTACGGGATCGTTTCTCTGTGCTGGTGGACATTACGGTGCGCTCGTTGTAGGATCAGATATTGATGGCAGAATGATTAGAGGTAAAGGCGCTGCGCAAAACATAAATTCGAATTTCAGACATTACAAGGAGAACAACAGGTTCCTGGACGTCCTCACTATGGATTTTACGCATAACTCGTTACGTTCTAACTTAGTGATCGACACAATACTATGTGATCCGCCGTACGGGATCAGAGAAGCCATCAAAGTACTAGGCGCGAAGGATCCTCAAAGATTTGTTGGGAAAGAAAACGTAGAGATTGATGGTCAAAAGGCCTATCTAAGGCGTGATTACATACCCACAAAGAAACCCTATTCGCTGGATTCTCTGCTGGATGATCTTCTGCAGTATGCATCTGAGAGGCTACCGATTGGCGGCCGTCTAGCATTTTGGATGCCCACTGCCAATGACGAAAACATTGAAACCATTATACCGCTGCACTCAAATTTGGAACTGAAGTACAATTGTGTCCAAGAGTTCAACAAATGGTCAAGGCGGTTGCTTGTATATATCAATCGGGGACCGGATTTTCACGGAAAGACTAATCATGGATCGTCCAGATCCAGAAGCAACTTTAGAGATAgatacttcaagaactttaATTAAAATTCGTTAATGCTATGTTAAATAACTGGATCTATTGTTACACACAACAAGATGATGCTTTGATGTCGTTCAATGGCTTTGATAAGTCTATACTAGAGTCCTTCCTGGACGGCTGCGAACGCGAGCCCTTATTTCGGCAGTGTAAACGGTTCTCGCCGTCTTCGCACTCGCTGGCCAATTCAGAGGAAGTAGGAGATGTGTCTAAGGATGGGGTTCTTTCTTGTAAGCTATCCACGTTTTCATAACAACCATTTTCAAccagatctttgatgatcagATTAATGGTTCTTTCCACAACATGCGGCCATTTGCAAGTTATTTCGAAGTTACCGGATATGCTCACATTAAATCTCGACTTTATTGTCTCGATAGCCCTAAGAACTTGCTCATGTGTCACTTGCCGATCCTTATATAGGTCGATCTTGCTTCCTATCAGATAAAATCGTACTTTGGCTAAATCACGCGTGTCGAAGTTATCTAGCGCCTCCCTGAGCCAGTGGTCGCAACAGCTCTGAAAAGTCTTTAAATTGCAAATATCATAAGCCAAAATGATGCCATTCGCGCCCTTGTACAGCAGTGGTATCATTGCATTTCTATAACGCTCTTGGCCGGCGGTGTCCCACAAAATACATTTGAAAAACCTGTTGTCTATATTGATAATGCTAGTCTTTATGTCAACGCCAATAGTTGATCTCGTATCGAGCACAAACTCGTCCGAGTCGTCGTCCGTTTGCACTTCTGGAATGAACTCGTCGCTGCTTTGGTTCGTTCCAATCATGAGGCCTCCAAACTTCTGCCTTTTGTGGAATAACTCCTCGTAATCGTTTAGGCTGTATCTCTTTCTCATATCGATCTTTTTCTGATTTCGTGGACCACCTTTATCCTGCTCTGGCTTGTTCTTCACCGGTGTTGAGGCGGCACTCATGATCTTCAATTGTGATTTCGTGGGCAATTCGTTGCAGTATCCCAAAATCATTGCTGTCTTTCCGACGCCTGCATCTCCGATGAGCAAAAGTTTCAGATTCGATGCCTTATGAGACATCGAGTCCATTGAAATTTGATCGTATTTGGACGGAATTCTATAAAAAGAAGAGGACTCATGGTATACCGCCCGTGGAGTAGACGCATTAGAAGATGCAGATCCAAACGCCTGCGATCCATCGACCGCAGAGGCATGTATGGGCAGCACCGGCGACAACGGTGAGACAGGCACATGAACTGAATACCTCTTCCTGCCAGACATCGACGAAACAGCAGTTGTGAGGTTCTCCCCAATACGTGGCAGCTTTGTGTACAATTGAGTCATGAAACTACAAGAATCGAAGAACTTATCGCATAGACGTTATGCCAATTGTACCCTCAGTGTCACGTGATCGCACTCTTACAGTGTATT
The sequence above is drawn from the Torulaspora globosa chromosome 5, complete sequence genome and encodes:
- the TRM11 gene encoding tRNA (guanine-N2-)-methyltransferase (ancestral locus Anc_3.48) — protein: MATKYLVYMVQVHTNFRKAELESLAELYGIKSIDFTKHDEQSPFFLVELEGDQQARDWIKRSILTRGIYEYWGEGATLEELHENVQSQPFFEHYKDTYKNDSFKFEFESYKGTSKANRVKQIESFAYLDFRGKIDLKSAKQTYTLIEEYKPLSDNVPGTVPIHLYFGRLVQRSDRLAVEKYDLKKRPYKGTTSFEAELSLVSANIAQVKPGTIMYDPFAGTGSFLCAGGHYGALVVGSDIDGRMIRGKGAAQNINSNFRHYKENNRFLDVLTMDFTHNSLRSNLVIDTILCDPPYGIREAIKVLGAKDPQRFVGKENVEIDGQKAYLRRDYIPTKKPYSLDSLLDDLLQYASERLPIGGRLAFWMPTANDENIETIIPLHSNLELKYNCVQEFNKWSRRLLVYINRGPDFHGKTNHGSSRSRSNFRDRYFKNFN
- the RPS19A gene encoding 40S ribosomal protein eS19 (ancestral locus Anc_3.51), with protein sequence MPGVSVRDVAAQDFINAYASFLQRQGKLEVPGYVDIVKTSAGNEMPPQDAEGWFYKRAASVARHIYMRKQVGVGKLNKLYGGAKNRGVRPHKHVDASGSINRKVLQALEKIGVVEISPKGGRRISENGQRDLDRIAAQTLEEDE
- the HRP1 gene encoding Hrp1p (ancestral locus Anc_3.49), giving the protein MNSDDEDFNDIYGEESTSVTTVVDNKDEQKKDITTEKTSTPPKESNNSATSSLDQLAALQALSSNLTQASAANTNTNTSASTNANNNNYDTNSDNQSNTNNSTDNRSGTDSTATDKPNAPTGMSWEQLQQTMSQFQPQATNAAPRQSVGPVKADLSRDICKMFIGGLNWETTEDTLRDYFSKYGKVIDLKIMKDTNTGRSRGFGFLTFEEPSSVDEVVKTQHILDGKVIDPKRAIPREEQDKTGKIFVGGIGADVRPKEFEEFFAQWGTIIDAQLMLDKDTGRSRGFGFVTYDSPDAVDRVCQNKFIDFKGKKIEIKRAEPRHMQKQQQAGDVGGVQGFAGMANPMAQMYQNPMMAGFNPMFNPQAMAEYYQKMQEYYQQMQQQTGMDYTQMFQQQMQQMSMMMPGFSMRGMGTPGAPSDSGTPNQGDDGASSGNAASSVQTVGGETSEAKASSNESSDSGENKLQINLPRGPRGPPSSSADQSSHSYGRERRERGDRGDRGERGDRRDRGERGERGERGERGERGERGERGERGERGDRDYHYRNGNRSGYRGGSGSGYRGRGGYSRRNNGYHPYNR
- the YPT11 gene encoding Rab family GTPase YPT11 (ancestral locus Anc_3.47) is translated as MTQLYTKLPRIGENLTTAVSSMSGRKRYSVHVPVSPLSPVLPIHASAVDGSQAFGSASSNASTPRAVYHESSSFYRIPSKYDQISMDSMSHKASNLKLLLIGDAGVGKTAMILGYCNELPTKSQLKIMSAASTPVKNKPEQDKGGPRNQKKIDMRKRYSLNDYEELFHKRQKFGGLMIGTNQSSDEFIPEVQTDDDSDEFVLDTRSTIGVDIKTSIINIDNRFFKCILWDTAGQERYRNAMIPLLYKGANGIILAYDICNLKTFQSCCDHWLREALDNFDTRDLAKVRFYLIGSKIDLYKDRQVTHEQVLRAIETIKSRFNVSISGNFEITCKWPHVVERTINLIIKDLVENGCYENVDSLQERTPSLDTSPTSSELASECEDGENRLHCRNKGSRSQPSRKDSSIDLSKPLNDIKASSCCV